One Oncorhynchus clarkii lewisi isolate Uvic-CL-2024 chromosome 32, UVic_Ocla_1.0, whole genome shotgun sequence DNA window includes the following coding sequences:
- the LOC139391692 gene encoding tRNA selenocysteine 1-associated protein 1-like isoform X2 has product MSTLWMGNLEPYMDENFITRAFGTMGELVVSVRIIRNKMTGGAAGYCFVELTDEATAERCLRKVNGKALPGATPPRRFKLNRATFGKQGESSPLYSLFVGDLTPEVDDGMLYEFFYNRYPSCRGGKVVLDGTGNSKGCGFVQFPDQRLQKLALEECQGAVGLGSKPLRLSLAANKTRHNQSDNRGWGSHGGGYRHNQQQYNQQSYGGGWGSWGYDQNGGNYGGYNYNQYDYTQNFAQENEAVEEDGLEDPNPELDVLEANRKFMEHSEELYDALIQCHWQPLESSEQAFGTTSSLPEPVYC; this is encoded by the exons ATGAGCACGCTATGGATGGGAAAC TTGGAGCCCTACATGGACGAAAACTTCATAACCCGAGCCTTCGGCACTATGGGGGAGTTGGTGGTGAGTGTACGGATTATACGCAACAAGATGACCGG GGGTGCAGCAGGCTACTGCTTCGTGGAGCTGACGGATGAAGCCACAGCTGAGAGGTGTCTTCGTAAAGTCAATGGAAAAGCACTGCCAGGAGCCACACCG CCCAGAAGATTTAAATTAAACCGGGCCACTTTTGGGAAGCAAGGAGAAAGCAG TCCACTCTATTCTCTGTTTGTTGGGGATCTCACACCTGAAGTGGATGACGGGATGCTGTACGAGTTCTTCTACAACCGCTATCCATCCTGTCGTGGGGGGAAGGTGGTGCTGGATGGCACGGGGAACTCCAA GGGTTGTGGGTTTGTCCAGTTCCCAGACCAGAGGCTTCAAAAGCTGGCCCTGGAGGAGTGTCAGGGAGCGGTGGGGCTTGGGAGCAAGCCCCTACGACTGAGCCTAGCTGCTAACAA aaCTAGGCATAATCAATCAGACAACAGGGGGTGGGGGTCACATGGAGGAGGCTACAGACACAACCAGCAACAATACAATCAACAGTCATATGGTGGTGGATGGGGCTCTTGGGGCTACGACCAGAATGGAGGCAACTATGGCGGCTACAACTACAACCAGTATGATTACACACAGAATTTTGCACAG GAAAATGAAGCTGTTGAAGAGGATGGTCTGGAAG ATCCTAACCCAGAGCTGGATGTGTTGGAAGCCAACAGGAAGTTTATGGAACACAGTGAGGAACTGTATGATGCCCTTATCCAGTGCCACTGGCAACCCTTGGAATCCTCGGAACAAGCATTTGGAACCACAAGTAGCCTTCCAGAACCTGTCTACTGTTGA
- the LOC139391692 gene encoding tRNA selenocysteine 1-associated protein 1-like isoform X1: MSTLWMGNLEPYMDENFITRAFGTMGELVVSVRIIRNKMTGRGAAGYCFVELTDEATAERCLRKVNGKALPGATPPRRFKLNRATFGKQGESSPLYSLFVGDLTPEVDDGMLYEFFYNRYPSCRGGKVVLDGTGNSKGCGFVQFPDQRLQKLALEECQGAVGLGSKPLRLSLAANKTRHNQSDNRGWGSHGGGYRHNQQQYNQQSYGGGWGSWGYDQNGGNYGGYNYNQYDYTQNFAQENEAVEEDGLEDPNPELDVLEANRKFMEHSEELYDALIQCHWQPLESSEQAFGTTSSLPEPVYC; this comes from the exons ATGAGCACGCTATGGATGGGAAAC TTGGAGCCCTACATGGACGAAAACTTCATAACCCGAGCCTTCGGCACTATGGGGGAGTTGGTGGTGAGTGTACGGATTATACGCAACAAGATGACCGG TAGGGGTGCAGCAGGCTACTGCTTCGTGGAGCTGACGGATGAAGCCACAGCTGAGAGGTGTCTTCGTAAAGTCAATGGAAAAGCACTGCCAGGAGCCACACCG CCCAGAAGATTTAAATTAAACCGGGCCACTTTTGGGAAGCAAGGAGAAAGCAG TCCACTCTATTCTCTGTTTGTTGGGGATCTCACACCTGAAGTGGATGACGGGATGCTGTACGAGTTCTTCTACAACCGCTATCCATCCTGTCGTGGGGGGAAGGTGGTGCTGGATGGCACGGGGAACTCCAA GGGTTGTGGGTTTGTCCAGTTCCCAGACCAGAGGCTTCAAAAGCTGGCCCTGGAGGAGTGTCAGGGAGCGGTGGGGCTTGGGAGCAAGCCCCTACGACTGAGCCTAGCTGCTAACAA aaCTAGGCATAATCAATCAGACAACAGGGGGTGGGGGTCACATGGAGGAGGCTACAGACACAACCAGCAACAATACAATCAACAGTCATATGGTGGTGGATGGGGCTCTTGGGGCTACGACCAGAATGGAGGCAACTATGGCGGCTACAACTACAACCAGTATGATTACACACAGAATTTTGCACAG GAAAATGAAGCTGTTGAAGAGGATGGTCTGGAAG ATCCTAACCCAGAGCTGGATGTGTTGGAAGCCAACAGGAAGTTTATGGAACACAGTGAGGAACTGTATGATGCCCTTATCCAGTGCCACTGGCAACCCTTGGAATCCTCGGAACAAGCATTTGGAACCACAAGTAGCCTTCCAGAACCTGTCTACTGTTGA
- the LOC139391693 gene encoding syntaxin-12, whose product MSYSKADSYRTQPRDSNSLIQTCSSNIQKITQNTAQIKSMVTQLGTRQDTSELQDRLQHIQHFTNQLAKETNKHLKDLGSVSLSSAPSEQRQQKIQKDRLMNDFSAALNNFQAVQRQAAQKEKESVARARAGSRLSAEDGASEEQLVSFDNQEDWGQTTTQTTEEAITEEDLELIKERETNIRQLESDILDVNQIFKDLAVMIHDQGEMIDSIEANVESAEVHVDRGTEQLQRASYYQQKSRKKMCILAMVMSIVLTILGIIIWQATK is encoded by the exons ATGTCTTACAGTAAAGCAGACAGCTATCGCACCCAGCCACGGGACTCCAATAGCCTCATCCAGACATGCAGCTCAAACATCCAGAAGATCACACAGAACA CTGCTCAGATAAAGAGCATGGTGACTCAGCTGGGGACGAGGCAAGACACAAGCGAACTGCAGGACCGTCT GCAGCACATACAGCACTTTACAAACCAGCTGGCCAAGGAGACCAACAAGCACCTGAAAGACCTGGGCTCCGTCTCACTATCTTCAGCACCTTCAGAGCAG AGGCAACAGAAGATCCAGAAGGACCGGCTGATGAATGATTTCTCCGCTGCCCTCAACAACTTCCAGGCCGTACAGCGCCAGGCAGCACAGAAGGAGAAGGAGTCTGTGGCCAGAGCCAGAGCTGGTTCCCGTCTCTCT GCTGAAGATGGTGCCTCTGAGGAACAGCTCGTGTCTTTTGATAA CCAAGAAGATTGGGGTCagacaaccacacagacaacagaGGAGGCCATAACAGAAGAGGACTTGGAGCTTatcaaggagagagagaccaacatcaGACAGCTGGAG TCGGACATCTTGGATGTGAACCAGATCTTCAAGGATCTAGCAGTGATGATCCATGATCAGGGAGAGATGATTG ACAGCATAGAGGCCAACGTGGAGAGTGCGGAGGTCCACGTAGACCGGGGGACAGAACAGCTCCAGAGAGCCTCCTACTACCAG CAAAAGTCCCGTAAGAAGATGTGCATTCTGGCTATGGTCATGTCCATAGTACTGACCATACTAGGCATCATCATCTGGCAAGCCACCAAatga